From the genome of Gracilibacillus salitolerans, one region includes:
- a CDS encoding mechanosensitive ion channel, whose amino-acid sequence MSEFMNPFNNMLSELIHAIPNVIAALLLLVLAWIVAAIAKGIVEKVFVKLGVHKGLIKTKIANDEEHGKSILAAAGKVIYLLVFILFLPAILDALEMNSVSAPISNMMNKLLGFIPNIIAAAVILIIGYIIAKLVKDLLEKFLVSLNVDRWFRKVKPAGNQQGSDSITISSVLANIVFVLILIPIVTIALDTLEMQAIANPITSVLNQVLAIIPNIFVAIILVIAGYYLANLLGNLLTNLLKGTGINNIYSTLNMKTEDKGIPFDLAKVLGTAVKVLILLFFTVEALNLLQLDVLNNIGAAVITYIPFLVSGLLILGGGLLLGHFLANVIKKYTNSGLSATIVKYIVIVFAVFMTLDQLQFATSIVNLAFVLILGGLMVAFAISFGIGGRDFAKNQLTKLDSKMNQGE is encoded by the coding sequence ATGTCAGAATTTATGAATCCATTTAACAACATGCTAAGCGAATTGATTCATGCGATCCCAAATGTTATTGCTGCGCTTTTATTACTTGTTTTAGCATGGATTGTCGCAGCAATCGCTAAAGGAATTGTGGAAAAAGTTTTTGTTAAATTAGGGGTACACAAAGGGCTGATAAAAACAAAAATCGCAAATGATGAGGAGCATGGAAAAAGTATACTTGCTGCAGCTGGGAAAGTCATCTACTTATTAGTATTTATTCTGTTCTTACCTGCTATATTAGATGCTCTGGAAATGAACTCTGTTTCAGCTCCGATTTCCAATATGATGAATAAATTATTAGGATTTATTCCGAATATAATTGCAGCAGCCGTTATTCTTATAATTGGTTATATTATCGCCAAATTAGTGAAGGATCTATTAGAGAAATTTCTAGTTAGTTTAAATGTAGACAGATGGTTTCGGAAAGTAAAACCGGCAGGAAATCAACAAGGTTCTGATTCGATTACGATTTCTTCCGTTTTAGCTAATATTGTGTTTGTACTTATTTTAATACCAATTGTCACTATTGCATTAGATACATTGGAAATGCAAGCTATTGCGAATCCAATTACATCTGTGTTAAACCAAGTACTAGCGATTATTCCGAACATATTTGTAGCGATTATATTAGTAATAGCAGGTTACTATCTTGCTAACTTACTAGGCAATTTATTAACCAATCTGTTGAAAGGGACAGGAATTAATAATATCTATTCAACTTTAAACATGAAAACGGAAGACAAAGGTATACCTTTTGACTTAGCAAAAGTGTTAGGTACAGCTGTAAAAGTATTGATCCTATTATTCTTTACCGTAGAGGCGTTAAATCTCTTACAATTAGATGTTTTGAATAATATTGGCGCAGCAGTCATTACTTATATACCTTTCCTTGTTAGTGGTTTACTAATTTTAGGCGGAGGATTATTATTAGGACACTTCTTAGCGAACGTGATCAAGAAGTATACAAATAGTGGCTTATCAGCTACCATCGTAAAATATATTGTGATTGTGTTCGCAGTATTTATGACACTAGATCAATTACAGTTTGCGACATCCATCGTTAATCTAGCATTTGTCTTAATATTAGGTGGTTTAATGGTAGCATTTGCGATTTCATTCGGTATCGGCGGACGTGATTTTGCAAAAAATCAATTAACAAAATTAGATTCAAAAATGAATCAAGGAGAATGA
- a CDS encoding lamin tail domain-containing protein: protein MRQKWTSRLSLLVIFLLIFTNVFTYVPIAYANTDKELEQEGVTVEENGEADSSEKQYQVSTEESLENETSEEDPSSTQEEQVHNEETGEENQQAEKQEETNGEEVNAEDSEENSEEGADSSQEETNTDENTETTGEEIEAQSTIDYQALPTLLLTEIMPNNDGADNFEYFEVYNNSNHTVLLDYYTIALRYTDGSGNDTAFKFPEVSIPAGEILVFWHNTEQLSVDDFNTHYSTELTEDQIVSYQGTGFYNSGNRGVVIKDDNEEVVTNSYLEEDIASGKVITYQYPAESIEMEPYQTMAEPTPGMVEEDQIPEEKVMTEEIDKPVIQHTPVTEAKEGKTITMEAELSSEEDKVRGTLHYLSDEGSFEQVNMDLVENNMFEATISSDNVKAGELEYFITATNPLQRARYPEPDSQTFTIDVTTINKLEENFQQYPHLLITEISPNTAGGGTDYFEYFEIYNNTDQTLSFNQYAHIYYYTDSGREIQFQVPAIEIESQETLVFWYNNGNNTLADFNAHFSTNLSSEQVVEVTDSTFPGFANGGNRALILKDASQEQVIYADYDGADNDNTGAVVQYKYPYEGTEMTKLATLATPTPGAITDEQVPAEVVIIEEQEEDTTAPVITHQSVSSADAFSPVTIEAEVTDDLAIPDATLFVKNKDSEYRSLSMTSDSDDPGKYTVEIPGIYVSSDLTYYIEATDGVNTEKTEEFTISVSQNEVDTQSLPPLLVTEIVPDSTNVGSADGYEFIEIYNNTDQDIPFEHYKMQYRYGSDPASDVIWPSIPDNVVIPANETLVFWIINGQNNDKKVEDFNANYGSDLIEDENIVRIESAGMANGSMRGLIVASNVGHEYSVAYYNDLDTTDDTMPNKGIVYKYPSDDSNVMEKVSAGTLDATPGVVEEFQVPSESVQVEADETSPVIEDVTNIDAINQTDDLDVIAEASDQKELKTVALYYRTNDNQTYRKAFIEEGEEEGVFSYRIYAPEMIGNKEVEYYFEASDGVNTITTSPEAVTIESNLDDSPLRLNVEEDQVLNEIFVLKGTSNIDQPTDMEMLIDGTQVPSSYAALEHEAYFAFEVSGINTYFQNGVTIGDDVIHIFDDWMAQWETITVPVDPDYLAIGENTITIRAGNKATPWEGDPGENRDDYNLRNVRLVLADGTILMDPNHQDPDNVLDMGDDGTYRIAEEFTFTISEDHTTSIAYTWDTTEATDGQHTVELTDSEQTIQEEVLVDNTAPNIEATVENGQTYKGAFTIDAVINDEVSGMDSHFVELDGEEIEIPYDTSSGELSSGEHTVIITATDQVGNQGREEITFYTVEENPEVPENLSDIKDGEPTLKVRVDDPMGDKVDVGFYQGFQYKPSDIDSVVSYQGASPVEPPNTNEVDHSTLMEEQDISLVSEKDGEYLVNDATTEFPYHRFDVTLDDTVDEDDMVELEWNGNSLAGRKVTMYAWNVESSKWDIVDYQIAEEEDFILKGNVDVASYRNDNQIQVMIQDEIPANRDEYDYTFVWMSDTQYYSESYPYIYERQTEWIVEQQEELKIEYVFHSGDLVDEADQEYQWDHADEYMRTLDDAEVPYGVLAGNHDVLQKTEDYSEYYKYFGEDRFADKPYYGGSYLNNRGHYDLISVNGNDYIMVYLGWGIDDEGIAWMNEVLSQHPDRTAILTFHEYLQATGTRHPLGEKLYEEVVLPNENVIAVLSGHYHEAQTLVDEIDDDGDGNPDRTVYQMLSDYQAGPEGGQGYMRLLHFDTENNRIFVNTYSPYMDDYNYYDTDEHPNKDEFIIDLDLTAKEKRVATDSFAVNVYTSNEIGMVEDVASGDTAEAIWTGLTEGEQYFWYTTVTDDYTGETRSPIWSFVKGEDDIPDQETGNGDKDKEKDKDKDKDKNKNKSEKDPGSKPDSNSKSDSEKEDDSGDNLKPESDEVQKKKGTENEGDQQDESRDEQSISISNDNFNLPDTATNVYQYIALSIILFIVGTILYIRTRKQIQIN from the coding sequence ATGAGACAGAAATGGACAAGCAGACTGTCACTTCTTGTTATCTTTTTGTTAATCTTCACTAATGTATTTACATATGTTCCTATTGCATATGCCAATACTGATAAAGAGTTGGAACAAGAAGGAGTTACAGTTGAGGAAAATGGTGAAGCTGATTCCAGTGAAAAACAGTATCAAGTATCAACTGAAGAAAGTTTAGAAAACGAGACATCTGAAGAAGATCCATCTTCAACACAAGAAGAACAAGTACATAACGAAGAAACAGGAGAAGAAAATCAGCAAGCTGAAAAACAAGAAGAGACCAATGGCGAAGAAGTAAATGCGGAAGACAGTGAAGAAAATTCTGAGGAGGGCGCTGATTCGTCACAAGAAGAAACAAACACCGATGAGAATACTGAAACTACTGGAGAAGAAATAGAAGCACAATCCACGATCGACTATCAAGCACTTCCAACGCTTTTGCTAACTGAAATAATGCCAAATAATGATGGTGCAGACAACTTTGAATACTTTGAGGTATACAACAACAGCAATCATACTGTTTTATTAGACTATTATACCATTGCATTACGTTATACGGATGGCAGCGGTAATGATACAGCTTTCAAATTTCCTGAAGTATCGATTCCAGCAGGGGAAATACTTGTTTTTTGGCACAATACAGAGCAATTAAGTGTAGATGATTTTAATACTCATTACTCAACCGAATTAACAGAAGATCAAATTGTTTCCTATCAAGGAACTGGCTTTTATAATAGCGGTAATCGCGGGGTTGTTATTAAAGATGACAACGAGGAAGTCGTAACCAATAGTTATCTTGAAGAGGATATTGCTTCTGGAAAAGTTATTACATATCAATACCCAGCTGAATCAATAGAAATGGAACCATATCAAACGATGGCTGAGCCAACTCCTGGTATGGTGGAAGAAGATCAAATACCTGAAGAAAAAGTAATGACTGAAGAAATCGATAAACCTGTAATCCAACATACTCCAGTAACAGAAGCAAAGGAGGGTAAAACGATCACAATGGAAGCAGAATTATCGAGTGAAGAGGATAAAGTAAGAGGAACCTTACATTATCTTTCAGATGAAGGGTCATTTGAACAAGTTAACATGGACTTGGTTGAGAACAATATGTTTGAGGCAACCATTAGTAGTGACAACGTTAAGGCCGGTGAACTGGAATATTTTATAACAGCAACTAATCCACTACAGCGTGCGCGTTATCCAGAGCCTGACAGCCAAACGTTTACCATTGACGTAACAACAATAAATAAGTTAGAAGAGAACTTTCAACAGTATCCTCATTTACTTATCACCGAAATTTCACCGAACACGGCAGGTGGAGGAACAGACTACTTCGAATATTTTGAGATCTATAATAACACCGATCAGACCTTATCCTTTAATCAATATGCTCATATTTACTATTACACGGATTCTGGACGAGAGATACAATTCCAAGTTCCGGCAATAGAAATTGAATCTCAGGAAACACTTGTTTTCTGGTATAACAATGGAAACAATACATTAGCGGATTTTAATGCTCATTTTTCTACCAATCTATCAAGTGAACAGGTGGTAGAAGTAACCGATTCTACATTTCCTGGTTTTGCAAATGGAGGAAATCGTGCATTAATCCTAAAAGATGCTTCACAAGAGCAAGTAATTTATGCAGATTATGATGGGGCAGATAATGATAATACGGGTGCAGTAGTTCAATATAAATACCCGTATGAAGGAACAGAAATGACTAAATTAGCAACCTTAGCAACTCCTACACCGGGAGCGATTACAGACGAACAGGTTCCTGCTGAGGTGGTCATTATTGAAGAGCAAGAAGAAGATACAACTGCTCCAGTAATAACGCATCAATCAGTATCGTCAGCAGATGCTTTTTCACCAGTTACTATAGAAGCAGAAGTAACAGATGATCTGGCGATTCCTGATGCAACCCTTTTTGTAAAAAATAAAGATTCAGAGTATCGTAGTTTATCAATGACCTCTGATTCAGATGATCCTGGTAAATATACCGTGGAAATTCCAGGCATATATGTGTCATCTGACTTGACCTATTATATAGAAGCAACAGATGGTGTAAATACTGAAAAAACAGAGGAATTCACCATTTCTGTTTCGCAAAATGAAGTGGATACTCAAAGCTTACCACCATTATTAGTAACGGAAATTGTCCCGGATTCTACCAATGTTGGCTCAGCAGATGGCTACGAATTTATCGAAATCTATAATAATACGGATCAAGACATACCTTTTGAGCATTACAAAATGCAATACCGTTATGGCAGTGATCCGGCAAGTGATGTCATTTGGCCTTCTATTCCAGACAATGTTGTGATCCCTGCAAACGAAACCTTAGTATTCTGGATTATTAATGGGCAAAACAATGATAAGAAGGTAGAAGATTTTAATGCGAACTATGGATCTGATTTAATAGAAGATGAAAATATCGTGAGAATTGAGTCAGCAGGTATGGCAAACGGTAGTATGCGTGGGTTAATTGTTGCTTCCAATGTTGGTCACGAATATTCGGTTGCTTATTACAATGATCTTGATACTACAGATGATACGATGCCAAATAAAGGAATTGTATATAAATATCCATCAGATGATTCGAATGTAATGGAAAAGGTAAGTGCCGGTACACTTGATGCTACGCCAGGTGTCGTGGAAGAATTTCAGGTGCCATCAGAATCTGTTCAGGTAGAAGCAGATGAGACTTCACCAGTTATTGAAGATGTGACGAATATTGATGCTATTAACCAGACAGATGACTTAGATGTTATCGCCGAAGCGTCTGATCAGAAAGAATTAAAAACGGTTGCTTTATATTACCGTACAAATGATAATCAAACATATCGGAAAGCTTTTATTGAAGAAGGAGAAGAGGAAGGAGTGTTTTCTTATCGTATCTATGCTCCTGAGATGATTGGAAATAAAGAAGTTGAATACTATTTTGAAGCTTCAGATGGCGTAAACACAATAACGACAAGTCCAGAGGCGGTAACGATTGAAAGTAATTTAGATGACAGTCCGTTACGCTTAAATGTTGAAGAAGACCAAGTTTTAAATGAAATTTTTGTACTGAAAGGAACGTCCAATATTGATCAACCAACTGATATGGAAATGCTTATTGATGGAACACAAGTACCATCAAGTTATGCAGCATTGGAGCATGAAGCCTATTTTGCTTTTGAAGTAAGTGGAATTAATACGTATTTCCAAAACGGTGTGACAATTGGAGACGACGTCATTCATATTTTTGATGACTGGATGGCTCAATGGGAAACGATCACAGTACCGGTAGATCCTGATTATTTAGCTATTGGTGAAAATACGATCACCATTCGTGCAGGGAACAAAGCAACTCCATGGGAAGGTGATCCTGGTGAAAACCGTGATGACTATAATCTACGCAATGTACGTTTAGTTCTGGCAGATGGTACGATCTTGATGGATCCAAATCATCAAGACCCTGACAATGTATTAGATATGGGGGATGATGGTACATATCGGATTGCAGAAGAATTTACGTTTACCATCTCAGAAGACCATACAACCTCCATTGCTTATACATGGGACACGACAGAAGCAACAGATGGTCAGCACACGGTAGAGCTAACTGATTCAGAGCAAACAATCCAAGAAGAGGTACTTGTTGATAATACAGCTCCAAATATTGAAGCAACAGTTGAAAATGGACAAACATACAAAGGTGCCTTTACGATTGATGCGGTGATTAATGATGAAGTTTCTGGGATGGACTCTCACTTTGTTGAATTGGATGGAGAAGAGATAGAGATACCTTATGATACATCATCAGGCGAGCTTTCTAGTGGTGAGCATACGGTAATCATTACAGCTACAGATCAAGTTGGAAACCAAGGAAGAGAAGAAATTACTTTTTATACTGTTGAAGAAAATCCGGAAGTACCTGAAAATCTATCAGATATAAAAGACGGCGAACCAACGTTGAAAGTTCGTGTGGATGATCCGATGGGAGATAAGGTTGATGTTGGTTTTTATCAAGGATTCCAGTATAAACCTTCTGATATAGATTCCGTAGTATCTTATCAAGGTGCTTCACCTGTTGAACCACCAAATACAAATGAAGTTGACCATTCAACCTTAATGGAGGAGCAGGACATTTCGCTTGTCTCTGAAAAAGACGGCGAGTACTTAGTGAATGACGCTACAACGGAATTTCCATATCATCGTTTTGACGTAACACTGGATGACACAGTCGATGAAGATGATATGGTTGAATTAGAATGGAATGGAAATTCTTTAGCAGGCAGAAAAGTCACCATGTATGCCTGGAATGTTGAATCATCGAAGTGGGATATTGTTGATTATCAAATTGCCGAAGAAGAGGATTTTATACTGAAAGGTAATGTGGACGTTGCTTCGTATCGTAACGATAATCAAATTCAGGTTATGATTCAAGATGAAATACCTGCTAATCGCGATGAATATGACTATACTTTTGTCTGGATGTCAGATACACAATACTATTCAGAGAGCTATCCTTATATTTATGAGCGCCAAACAGAATGGATTGTGGAGCAGCAAGAAGAATTGAAAATTGAGTATGTTTTTCATAGTGGGGATTTAGTAGATGAAGCGGATCAGGAATATCAATGGGACCACGCTGATGAATACATGAGAACATTAGATGATGCAGAAGTACCTTATGGTGTGCTTGCTGGAAACCATGATGTATTACAAAAAACAGAAGACTATAGCGAGTACTATAAATATTTCGGCGAAGATCGTTTCGCAGACAAGCCTTATTATGGCGGGTCATATCTCAATAACCGTGGTCACTATGATTTAATTTCTGTTAATGGAAATGACTATATTATGGTTTATTTAGGATGGGGTATCGATGATGAAGGGATCGCATGGATGAACGAAGTATTAAGTCAACATCCGGACCGTACTGCGATCTTAACATTTCATGAGTATCTCCAGGCGACTGGAACACGTCATCCGCTTGGTGAAAAGCTATATGAGGAAGTAGTGCTGCCAAATGAAAATGTTATAGCTGTTTTATCTGGTCATTATCATGAAGCACAAACGTTAGTTGACGAAATCGATGATGATGGGGATGGTAATCCTGACCGGACTGTCTATCAAATGTTATCAGACTATCAGGCGGGTCCAGAAGGGGGACAGGGCTATATGCGTCTGTTACATTTTGATACGGAAAATAATCGAATTTTCGTGAACACTTATTCACCATATATGGACGATTATAATTACTATGATACAGATGAACATCCAAATAAAGATGAATTTATTATCGACTTAGATTTAACAGCCAAAGAAAAGCGTGTTGCAACAGATAGTTTTGCAGTTAATGTGTATACAAGCAATGAAATTGGTATGGTAGAGGATGTAGCAAGTGGAGATACTGCTGAAGCAATATGGACCGGCCTTACCGAAGGAGAACAGTATTTCTGGTATACTACGGTGACTGATGACTACACAGGTGAGACTAGATCACCAATCTGGTCTTTTGTAAAAGGTGAGGATGATATACCAGATCAAGAGACTGGAAATGGTGATAAAGATAAGGAAAAGGACAAAGATAAGGACAAAGACAAAAACAAAAATAAATCTGAGAAAGATCCAGGATCTAAGCCTGACTCGAACTCTAAATCAGATTCAGAAAAAGAAGACGATTCAGGTGATAATCTAAAACCTGAGAGTGATGAAGTACAGAAAAAGAAAGGTACAGAGAACGAAGGCGATCAACAAGATGAGAGTAGAGATGAACAATCAATCTCTATTAGTAACGATAATTTTAATCTTCCAGATACAGCAACAAATGTGTATCAATATATAGCATTAAGTATCATTTTATTTATCGTTGGAACCATTTTATATATCAGAACTAGAAAACAAATACAAATAAATTAA
- a CDS encoding 5-methyltetrahydropteroyltriglutamate--homocysteine S-methyltransferase: MATKTVTAPFRADHVGSLLRPENLLKARKDFQEGHITREQLRDVENKEITHIVDKQIEVGLELVSDGEFRRRFWHTDFLEHLNGIEGYVPEVGYIFNGNEETERYNIRNTGKISFNSDHPFIQDFKEFNAIVNGRAVAKQTIPSPNQLFNEGIRDVSIYPDIEEFAEDVIQAYRDAVKSFYNAGVRYLQFDDVYIAGLSSPDIPFNDGDFSREFLIDLALRVVNGVLEDKPSDLVVTTHLCRGNYRSNWAFEGSYDLIAPTLFAKEKVDGFFLEYDDERSGGFKPLEHIPNDGARVVLGLITSKIGELEDKEQIKARVEEASKYVPLEQLCLSPQCGFASTHHGNKLTEQDQWNKLQHIVQITKEIWG; this comes from the coding sequence ATGGCAACAAAAACAGTAACAGCACCATTTCGAGCAGATCATGTGGGGAGCTTATTACGCCCGGAGAATTTATTGAAGGCGAGAAAGGATTTTCAGGAAGGTCATATTACAAGAGAGCAGTTACGTGATGTGGAAAATAAGGAAATTACTCACATCGTTGACAAGCAAATTGAAGTAGGGTTGGAACTTGTATCAGATGGTGAATTCCGTCGTCGTTTCTGGCACACAGACTTTTTAGAGCATTTGAATGGGATTGAAGGCTATGTTCCAGAAGTAGGATATATTTTTAACGGAAATGAAGAAACGGAACGATATAACATTAGAAACACTGGTAAAATTTCATTTAATTCCGATCATCCTTTTATCCAGGATTTTAAAGAGTTTAATGCAATAGTAAATGGTCGTGCAGTAGCAAAACAAACGATTCCAAGTCCTAATCAGCTTTTCAATGAAGGGATTCGTGATGTTAGCATTTATCCGGATATTGAAGAGTTTGCCGAAGATGTTATTCAAGCCTATCGTGATGCGGTTAAATCATTTTATAATGCCGGTGTACGTTATTTACAGTTTGATGATGTTTATATAGCAGGGTTGTCTTCACCTGATATTCCATTTAATGATGGAGACTTTTCGCGGGAATTTTTAATTGATCTGGCATTAAGAGTAGTCAATGGTGTGTTAGAAGATAAACCAAGTGATCTTGTTGTCACTACCCATTTATGCCGAGGAAACTATCGCTCGAATTGGGCTTTTGAAGGAAGTTATGATTTAATTGCTCCAACCCTTTTTGCTAAGGAAAAAGTAGACGGCTTCTTCCTTGAATATGATGATGAACGTTCAGGTGGTTTCAAGCCGCTGGAACATATCCCAAATGATGGAGCGCGTGTTGTTCTTGGGCTGATCACATCGAAAATAGGTGAACTGGAAGACAAAGAACAAATTAAAGCACGGGTGGAGGAAGCATCAAAATACGTACCACTCGAACAACTATGTCTAAGCCCACAATGCGGCTTTGCATCTACCCACCACGGGAACAAACTAACCGAACAAGATCAATGGAATAAACTCCAACACATTGTTCAAATTACGAAAGAAATCTGGGGTTAA
- a CDS encoding TetR/AcrR family transcriptional regulator: MVKGFTEHEKTTIRQQLINVGKQLFSEFGVKKTSITQLTSAVGIAQGSFYQFFDSKEVLFFDILEIEEANIKQKILNKVDNQNMTRQAFKEMLLYGIELIDQNPFIKRIFQGESIEHLVRKLPPERLQQHAEQDEWVLSPLINKWQENNCMVNRSTPTITAALRGFYTILLHKKEIGEDVYQDAVDLLAECLAAGLIQEANEDDQC, translated from the coding sequence ATGGTAAAGGGATTCACGGAACATGAAAAAACCACAATTCGGCAACAGTTAATCAATGTTGGCAAACAGTTATTTTCAGAATTCGGTGTCAAAAAAACAAGTATTACACAATTGACTTCAGCTGTCGGCATTGCACAAGGTTCTTTTTATCAATTTTTTGACTCAAAGGAAGTACTTTTCTTTGATATTCTGGAAATCGAAGAAGCCAACATCAAACAAAAAATCCTAAATAAGGTCGATAATCAAAATATGACACGGCAAGCTTTCAAAGAGATGCTGCTTTATGGTATAGAATTGATTGATCAGAATCCATTTATTAAAAGAATCTTTCAAGGAGAAAGTATAGAACATCTCGTCAGGAAACTTCCTCCAGAAAGATTGCAACAACATGCGGAACAAGACGAATGGGTACTATCCCCATTAATTAATAAATGGCAGGAAAATAACTGTATGGTGAACCGCTCCACGCCAACGATCACTGCAGCACTAAGAGGATTTTATACTATTCTGCTTCACAAGAAAGAAATTGGCGAGGATGTGTACCAAGACGCTGTAGATTTACTTGCAGAGTGTCTGGCGGCAGGTCTGATTCAGGAGGCGAATGAGGATGATCAATGTTAA
- a CDS encoding ABC transporter ATP-binding protein, producing the protein MINVKDVTYRYPGETNNTIHDISFEVAKGEIFGFLGPSGAGKSTTQKILIGILKGYQGNVHINQQELHQLNADYYEHIGVGFEFPNFYQKFTGLENLDFFSKLYKSETQNPQELLEKVGLADAANVRFSHYSKGMKMRLNFCRVLLNNPDILFLDEPTSGLDPANAKNLRELILLEKEKGKTVILTTHNMDTADKICDRVAFMVDGEIALIDQPKQLKVAYGEKALQVEYRCPSGIKQELFSLKTLHNNQQFQHILAQHEILTMHTQEASLEDIFMKVTGRKLL; encoded by the coding sequence ATGATCAATGTTAAAGATGTAACCTATCGTTATCCAGGTGAAACAAATAATACCATTCACGATATTTCTTTTGAAGTAGCAAAAGGGGAAATTTTCGGCTTTTTAGGTCCATCTGGTGCAGGAAAAAGTACTACACAAAAAATTTTAATCGGTATTTTAAAAGGATATCAGGGAAACGTCCACATCAATCAACAAGAACTTCATCAATTAAACGCTGATTATTATGAACATATCGGTGTCGGTTTTGAGTTCCCTAATTTTTATCAAAAGTTCACCGGATTAGAAAATCTAGATTTTTTCAGCAAATTATATAAAAGTGAGACACAAAATCCACAAGAACTTTTAGAAAAAGTAGGATTGGCAGATGCTGCAAATGTAAGATTCAGCCATTATTCTAAAGGGATGAAAATGCGTTTGAATTTTTGCCGTGTATTGTTAAACAACCCTGATATTTTATTTTTAGATGAACCCACTTCAGGATTAGATCCAGCCAATGCCAAGAATCTACGCGAACTTATTTTATTGGAAAAAGAAAAAGGAAAAACGGTGATCCTCACGACTCATAACATGGATACGGCTGATAAAATTTGTGATCGTGTCGCCTTTATGGTGGATGGAGAAATAGCATTGATTGATCAACCGAAACAATTAAAAGTAGCTTATGGAGAAAAAGCATTACAAGTTGAATATCGTTGTCCATCAGGTATCAAACAAGAGCTTTTTTCACTAAAAACGCTTCATAACAACCAGCAATTTCAACATATACTAGCTCAGCATGAGATCCTCACCATGCATACACAAGAAGCATCATTGGAAGATATATTTATGAAGGTGACAGGAAGGAAGTTATTATGA
- a CDS encoding fluoroquinolone export ABC transporter permease subunit — MKNLELFTFDVRFQFRHGFYAAYALVSVIYIGLLLLVPASYVEQTSVLIIFTDPSVLGFFFVGGLVLLEKDQSIFNTLFVSPIRIHDYLISKVLSLTLLAMVSSSIIFFVVHQHHVDYLPFLIAVMFCSIFFTLLGILLAARVDSVNMFLYTSPLIVIVFYLPLLSFFNITDSVLFYLLPTQAVLVLLEGALDNLTVQDYIYAIAVFMPWLSFSYVLSYHSFQRFLRTKCFS; from the coding sequence ATGAAAAATCTTGAACTTTTTACATTTGATGTTCGTTTTCAATTTCGTCATGGTTTTTATGCTGCCTATGCTCTTGTAAGCGTCATATATATCGGCTTGTTATTATTAGTACCTGCTTCCTATGTCGAACAAACATCAGTCCTTATCATATTTACCGATCCATCTGTTTTAGGTTTTTTCTTTGTTGGGGGATTAGTTTTACTGGAAAAGGATCAATCGATTTTTAATACGTTATTTGTTAGTCCAATACGCATTCATGACTATTTAATCAGTAAGGTCTTATCTTTAACGTTACTGGCAATGGTGTCAAGTTCGATTATCTTTTTTGTTGTTCATCAACACCATGTTGATTACCTACCATTTTTAATAGCGGTCATGTTTTGTTCGATATTTTTTACATTATTAGGCATTTTATTAGCAGCCCGTGTTGATTCCGTAAACATGTTTTTATATACATCACCACTCATTGTTATCGTTTTTTATTTGCCATTACTGAGTTTTTTTAACATAACAGATTCGGTATTGTTCTACTTACTGCCAACTCAAGCAGTTCTCGTTCTTTTAGAAGGAGCGTTGGATAATCTTACTGTGCAGGATTATATCTATGCGATTGCTGTCTTTATGCCATGGCTCAGTTTTTCTTACGTCTTAAGCTATCATTCATTTCAACGATTTTTACGAACAAAATGCTTTTCGTAA